A portion of the Gossypium arboreum isolate Shixiya-1 chromosome 8, ASM2569848v2, whole genome shotgun sequence genome contains these proteins:
- the LOC108481951 gene encoding uncharacterized protein LOC108481951, which yields MDPPAPPSTHSRVLEINLVSAEDLTPVSKNMKTYAVVWVKPDEKLSTGVDQKGGTDPIWNDPFKFKVDEKFLNSEDATIAVEIYAAAWVKDALVGSVNVLINDIFHLRSVADAKSNDSARRTVTLQIRRPSGRPQGILKMEVALVDSSMRSTPQVEDPKPEPTIHGGGGSVHENHETNANISSELTAEENYEKRPQGSIFKCGSGSSGSEVKCNGGSMVNGDSLCNSDVGPSASVVAAAIAKGLYQPPGNNQPETKETSKISEWTKKEREEELSKKLERWRSEIPPQAVKSRRRSRKKRSGRGIKLFSCFGNTFQFEISINFGSKKKRSNGNNGSGDGNNNKICHLGSINDINTKSVA from the coding sequence ATGGATCCTCCTGCTCCTCCTTCTACTCATTCCCGGGTTCTTGAGATTAACCTCGTTTCAGCCGAAGACCTTACTCCGGTCTCCAAAAACATGAAAACCTATGCGGTGGTTTGGGTCAAACCCGACGAGAAGCTTTCCACCGGAGTCGACCAGAAAGGCGGAACTGACCCGATTTGGAACGACCCTTTCAAGTTCAAAGTCGACGAGAAGTTCTTAAACTCCGAGGATGCGACGATCGCCGTTGAGATCTACGCCGCAGCGTGGGTTAAAGATGCTTTGGTTGGATCCGTTAATGTTTTGATTAACGATATTTTCCATTTGCGATCCGTTGCCGACGCCAAAAGCAATGACTCAGCCAGGAGAACCGTCACGCTTCAAATCCGCCGCCCCTCTGGCCGCCCTCAAGGGATTCTTAAAATGGAGGTTGCCCTCGTTGATAGTTCAATGCGAAGCACCCCTCAGGTAGAAGACCCAAAGCCAGAACCAACAATCCACGGCGGCGGCGGCAGTGTCCATGAGAATCATGAGACAAATGCCAACATAAGCTCCGAGTTAACAGCGGAGGAAAACTATGAGAAAAGGCCTCAAGGTTCCATTTTTAAATGCGGTTCAGGTTCCAGTGGTTCCGAGGTTAAATGCAATGGCGGAAGCATGGTGAATGGTGACTCGCTTTGTAATTCCGACGTCGGACCTTCAGCTTCGGTTGTGGCGGCAGCTATTGCCAAAGGGTTGTATCAACCGCCGGGAAACAACCAACCGGAGACGAAAGAAACGAGTAAGATATCGGAATGGACTAAGAAAGAAAGGGAAGAAGAACTATCGAAGAAATTAGAGAGGTGGCGGTCGGAAATCCCACCTCAGGCCGTGAAATCGAGGAGGAGATCGAGGAAGAAAAGAAGCGGTCGTGGTATCAAATTGTTTTCATGTTTCGGTAATACTTTCCAATTCGAAATATCGATTAATTTTGGAAGTAAGAAGAAACGTAGCAATGGAAACAATGGCAGTGGCGATGGCAACAATAATAAAATCTGCCATTTGGGCTCTATAAATGATATTAATACCAAATCTGTTGCTTGA